The Natrinema pellirubrum DSM 15624 region GAGGGGATGGAGATCGGCTACGGCCATCCGATGGGCCCGATCGAGCTGACCGACCACGTCGGACTGGACGTCCGCCTGCACATCGCCGAATACCTCCGCGAGGAACTCGGCGAGCGGTTCAAGCCACCGCAGTCGCTGCGCCGGAAGGTACGGGCCGGCAAGCTCGGCAAGAAGACCGGCGAGGGCTACTACGTCTGGGAGGACGGCGAACGCGTCGGCACGAGCGGTGACTGGGACGAGTAACGGGACATGACGGCCGCGGTGTAACAGCCGCAGTCGTCGCTGTTCGAGCGCGCACAACCCCCAACTAGTTAGGCAGATCGTTTGTTGCGGCGTCCCCCATAGAAGCGGATACCGTCCGTGAGATCGGACGGCGGCCCCGGGGGCGCACGTGGGAAAACGACGGGGCCACTTTTCGCTCGGTCACCACTCCCAGCACCTCGCCCCCACGTGCGGGCCGGACGGTTCGAGAGCGGCCGTCCGGTCACTTCCCATTGACTCGTGCGTGACCGTACGCCGGCGAGCCCCAGTACTGTCGGCAATGCGGGCGCTTTTAGCCGCGCCTGTGGAAGGATAACGCATGTCCCTCGAGCCGAGCGCTGACCCGGCCGCCGACCGGCGCGCGAACTACGACTACCGGAGCGACGACATCGACCGCCCGGCGCTGGTCGCGGACCTCGAGGCCGTCGTCGACTGCGAAGTGCGGGGCGACTCCTACTCCCGGCAGCTGTACGCGACCGACGCGAGCGCCTACGAGCTGACGCCGATCGCCGTCTCCTTCCCGGAGTCGACGGCCGACGTCGCGGGGATCCTCGAGTACTGTGGGGCGCGGGAGATCCCGGTCCTCCCGCGGGGCGGGGGAACGAGCCTCGCCGGACAGACGGTCAACCGGGCCGTCGTCCTCGATTTCACCCGGCACATGGACGAGATCCGCGGGATCGATCCCGAGGGCCGGACCGCGACGGTCCGGCCGGGGACGATCCTCGGGACGCTGAACGAAGCCCTCGAGCCACACGATCTCAAGTTCGCCCCCGATCCGGCGTGGGGCGACAAGAGCGCCATCGGCGGCGCGATCGGGAACAACTCGACCGGCGCTCACTCGCTGCAGTACGGCAAGACCGACGCCTACATCGAGGCGGTCGAGGCCGTCCTCGCGGACGGCACCGTAACGCGCTTTGGCGAGATTACTCGCGAGGAGGTCGGCGAGCGAGCCGATCCCAACGGCGACCTCGAGGCGCGGATCTACGCCGAAGTCGAGCGGATCCTCGCGGAGGACGCGGACCGCATCGCGGACACCTACCCCGACCTCAAGCGCAACGTCTCGGGGTACAATCTGGACCGGCTCGTCGCCGAGGCCCGCGGCGAGGCGTTGCCGGGCGGAGAAGAGACCGGCGAGCCGGGCACCGTCAACCTCGCGCGGCTGCTGGCCGGCAGCGAGGGCACCCTGGCGGTCATCACCGAAGCGACGGTTTCGCTCGAGCCGGTCCCCGAGACGAAGGCCGTCTCCCTGCTTTGCTACCGTGACCTCCACGAAGCGATGGAAGACGTCGAGCCGATCCTCGCACACGACCCCGCGGCGGTCGAGGTGTTGGACGACGTGTTGCTCGATCTGGCTCGGGACACGGCGGAGTTCGGCCCCGTCACCGAGGCCCTTCCCGAGGGGACCAACGCCGTCCTGCTCGTGGAGTTCTACGCCGCGGACGCCGACCACGGAAAAGCGCAGGTCGCGGGCCTGCTGGCCGACCGCGTCCCGTCGGCGACGCCGGCGGGGGAGCCGGCCGACGACGCACCGGAAAGCGATGGCGAGCCCCTCGCGCTCGCGGCGCTCGAGGCCTACGACGCACCCGAGCGCGCCAAGCTGTGGAAGCTCCGGAAGTCCGGCCTCCCGATCCTGCTCTCGCGGACGACCGACGCGAAGCACATCTCCTTCATCGAGGACACGGCGATCCCGCCTGCGAACCTCCCGGAGTTCGTCGAGCGCTTCGAGGCGATCCTCGAGGCCCACGACACCTACGCGAGCTTCTACGCCCACGCCGGGCCCGGCGTGCTTCACGTCCGGCCACTGGTGAACTCGAAGACGGAGGTTGGCCTCGAGCAGCTCCACGGTATCGCCGACGACGTGACGGACCTCGTGGTCGAGTTAGGGGGCTCGGTCTCGGGCGAACACGGCGACGGCCGCGCCCGTACCCAGTGGAACCGCAAGCGCTACGGCGACGACCTCTGGGAAACGTTCCAGGATCTCAAGACGGCGTTCGACCCCGATTGGATCCTGAACCCGGGACAGGTCGTCTTCCGGGAGGCGGAGCCGACCGACCTCCGGGAGAATCTCCGGTTCGACCCCGACTACGAGTTCGACGCCGGCTTCGAGCCGACACTCGAGTGGGACAACGACAACGGGATGCAGGGGATGGTCGAACTCTGTCACGGCTGTGGCGGCTGTCGGGGCGAGCAGTCGACGACCGGCGGCGTGATGTGTCCGACCTACCGCGCGAGCCACGAGGAGATCACGGCCACCCGCGGCCGGGCCAACGCGCTCCGGGGGGCGATGAGCGGCGATCTCGACCCGGACGAGGCGGTCTCCGACGAGTTCGTCGAGGAGGTGATGGATCTCTGTATCGGCTGCAAGGGCTGTGCCATCGACTGCCCCAGCGAGGTCGACATGGCGAAGCTCAAGGCCGAAGTCACCCACGAGTATCACGAGCGAAACGGCGCGAGCATCCGCGATCGACTCTTCGCCAACGTCGGGACCCTCTCGAAGTGGGGGAGCCGGCTCGCGCCGCTGTCGAACGTCCTCCCGAAGCTCCCGGGCGCTCGGACGGCCCTCGAGGCCGTCGTCGGGATCGATTCCGACCGGCCGCTGCCGACGTTCCGCGCGAAGACGTTCCGAGACTGGTTCCACGAGCGGGGAGGGTGCCGCGTGAGCGAGGCCGAGGCCACCCGCAAAGCCGTCCTCTACCCCGACACCTACACCAACTACAGCCACCCAGCGGCCGGGAAGGCGGCCGTCCGCGTCCTCGAGGCCGCGGGCGTTCACGTCGCGGTCCCGAACGACCTCGGCGACACCGGCCGGCCGGCGTTCTCGAAGGGGTTCCTCGAGAAAGCCAGAGAGACGGCCCGGGAGAACGTCACTGCGCTCGCGCCGCGAGTCGCCGACGGCTGGGACGTTGTCGTCATCGAGCCCTCCGACGCGGTCATGTTCCAGTCCGATTACCTCGACCTGCTCGGCTCGGACGCCGCCGAGCGGCTGGCGGGCGGTACGTACGGCGTCTGCGAATACCTCGACACCTTCCGACTGGACGAGGGGATCGCCTTCGACGAGCGAGCGGCCACCGACGAACTGGTCTATCACGGCCACTGCCACCAGCAGTCGGTCGCGAAAGACCACCACGCCGTCGGCGTCCTCCGCCGGGCGGGCTACGCCGTCGATCCGCTCGATTCGGGCTGCTGTGGGATGGCCGGCAGTTTCGGCTACGAGTCCGAACACGCCTCGATGAGCGACGCCATCGCCGAGATCCTCTACGAGCAGGTCGAAGACAGTCCCGGGGGCCGGGTCGTCGCTCCCGGCGCGTCCTGTCGCACGCAACTCGAGAACCGGCCGGACGCCACCGAGGAACCGCCGACGCCGATCGAAGTCGTCGCCGACGCGCTCGAGTGAGACGGTCCGCTGGAACGATTCGAAGTCCGTATTCCGAAGCGGCCGATCAGTCGTCGGCTGCGGGCGCTCGGGCGAAGTTCTCGAGGGCGTGGTCGCCCAGCAAGAGGACGACGGCGGCCCCGACGAGATTGAAGACGAGATCCAGCGCGGTATCACGTTTGCCGTAGGTGACCAGTACCGGTTCGAGACCGAGCCGGTTCGCGGTCGCGTGGATGACGTACTCGAGGAGTTCCCAGCAGCAGCCGGCGACGGCGACGGCGGCGACGACGCGCGGGGAGGGATCGTCACCGCGGCGACGGGCGGCCGCGAAGGCGGCGCTGCCCACGAGCGTCGACGAGTAGGCGTGAGTCAGGTGGTCCCACCACCAGACGTCGTCGTAGGGGCCGAGCATGCCGATGGCGTGGGTAAGCATCGCACCGTCGACGTACGCGCGTTGCCACGGGCGAAACTCGAGTCCGAAGACGCGTTCGAGGGCGTCGGGGGCGTACGTCGCCGCGAACGCGACGACGGCGTTGACGACCGCGCCCGGATCGCGTTGGCGTACGCCCGCGACGAGGACGGCGACGAGTCCCGCTCGGACGCCGCGTTCAGCCGCTCGCTCTCCGTTCATTGCGGAATTAGTCGAATCGCTGACTGATAAAAATATCGTTCAGTCGTGCCGACCCGTCACAGATACCGCGCGGGGACGTAAGGGCGAACCGCCGCCGGGAGCAACGGGACGAGTCGCTCGGCGACGGTCGCGAGCGGCTTGCGTAACAGGACGTAGACGGCCGACACTGCGACGAGGCCGGCTGCGAGAGCAGTCACGGGGCCGTCGCCGAGCATGACGAGCGGCACCGCAACGATCCCGGCGACGAAGAGGTCCTCGGGAGCGCCGTCGTATCGGACCCACCGTCGCGGGCGAACCCAGCGTCCGTGATAGTGGCTGTAGACCGCCCGCTCGGAGGTCCCCTGCCAGGGCCGCAACTCGAGGCCGCTCCCGGCCGCGTCGGCGACGGCGTGGAGCGCCGCGGCCGCGAGACCGACGGCGATCGCGACCGTGACGGGCGTGGGAACGAGCGCCGCGAGGACGACCGCCGGCACCGTCGCGATCGAGCCGTACACGGGATAGTGAAGCGTCTTCCGGTGGCCGGTGTAGAGGTCGAGGTCGGGAGCCACCCCGCCGACCAGTCCCGCGAGGAACGCGGCCGGTGCGAGGTCCGGAGCGACCGCCAGTAGTGGCAGCGCCAGAGCCAAGCCCAACAGCGCGTGGGTCGTCGCCATCATTGTGTCCCCTCGTAAGCGACGAGACGGGAAATACGTTTCCCGCCTCCCGACTTGCTCGAATAGCAGCGTCGACACCGACGAGAGCGGTCGATGCGCCCGGCTACGTACCGAGCAGGTCGTCGTAGCGCGCGCCGGTCTGTTTCAGCGTCTCGGTGGAGTAGAGTCGCTCGTGGTCGACGGGGAGGTAATCGGCGGCGAGTTCGTCGATCTTCTCGTCGACGGCGTCGGGGTCGCGACCGTGGATCATCGTGAACAGGTTGTACGGCCAGTCCTGCTCGGGCCGGCGGGGTCGGTGATAGCAGAGGGTGACGTAGGGCAACCCGCCAGCCCGCTCGCCCCACGCATCGAGGTCCTCGTCGGGAACGTCCCAGACGACCATGCAGTTGGCATCGAAGCCCGTGGCGACGTGGTTGATCACGCAGCCGATCCGCTTGATACAACCGGTCGAAAGCAGGCGTTCGACGGCCGCGAGGACGTCGTCGACGGGGGCGTCGAGCGCCGCGGCGATGTCCCGGTACGGCGTCGCCGAGAGGGGAAAGCCATCCTGAATCTCGAGCAGGAGGTCGGCCTCGAGCGCGGAGAGATCGCCCGTCGCGGCCTCGCTGATCCGGGTCGCCGAGGAGTCGGTGCCGGCCTCGAGCGATTCGCGCGCAAAGCGGTCGGCGTTGACGACGGGGAACTCGAGGTCGATGTAGTAGTCGGTCAGCATCGGCAGGTTCAACACGTCACAGCCGGTTCGGGCCTCGATCTCGGCGAGGATCTCGTCGCGGGCCTCGCGGGAGCCGGCAGTGACGACGAACCACATGTTCCACTCGTGGTCGCGGGCGTAGTTGTGGTTGACCTGCCGGTACTCGTTGACGATCGCCGCGATCTCGTCGAAGCGGTCCTCGGGGGCCTGGATCGCGGCAAGCGTCGAAGAGCCGATCACGGGCGGGTTGAGGACGGCTCCGAACCGGCGGGCGATCCCCGCCTCTCGGAGGGCTCGAACGCGGTCGACCGCGGCGGATTCGTCGATTCCGAGGTCGGCACCGACGCGGTCGAACGGGCGTTCCTCGATCGGGAACCCGCTCTGATAGCCGTCGATCAGCGCCGCGTCCACGTCGTCGATGGCGTCGCGCCAGTTCCCCGACAGGGCACTCATTGGTCGTCCTAGGGAGAAGGGGACCGTATCGTTTTCGGGTCGTCTCGGCGGTCGGGAGCGCCGGACGATCGCCGTGACGCCGCGTCGCTCGAGCGACATCGAACCCGTCGTTTGACGGCCGCGGGAATCCCGGAAACGCGGGGTTTTTGCGGTGGCCGTCCGAAGCCTCGCCCATGGCGCAGGCATCCCAGGAGTTCGGCGATTGGCCGTTGAAACGCCTGATGACGGAGGTAGTCGGTTCCGGCCCCAAATCGGCCGACGACATGGATCGCGAGCAGGCCCGCGAGGCCTTCCAGCGGATCCTGGCCGGCGAGCCCGACCAGACCACCCTCGGCGCGTTCTGGCTGGCGAATCGCTGGAAGCGCAACAACCCCGAGGAGCTGGCGGCCTACACCGACGTCATGCGCGAGGAGTCGGTCGTGACCGCCGAACCCGAGGCAGATCCGGTCGACTGCGGCGCGAACTACGACGGCAAGGACACCTCCGCCATCCTCGGCGTCGGTGCCGGCGTCGTCGCCGCCGCCGCGGGCACGCCGGTCGTCGTCCACTCCGGGGACCGCGTTCCCTCCCAGAAGGCGACCCCCTACAAACACGTCCTCGAGGAACTCGGCGTTCGGACCGAACTCGAGCCGGGCGAGAGCGCCGACATGGTCGACGAGACCGGCTTCGGCTTCTACTACCAGCCCGCGTTCAACCCCGTCATCGACGACCTCTTCGACCGTCGCGACGAGATGGGCGTCCGAACGTTCGTCAACACGATCGAGACCGTCGCCAACCCGGCGAACGCGGACGTCCACCTGGGGTCGTTCTACCACCTCGCGTTCGCGCGGAAGATGATCGACCTCATCCGAGAGAGCGAGCGACTCGACTACTCGCGGGCCATCTTCTTCCAGGGGATGGAGGGCTACGACGACATTCGACCCGGCTACACGAAAGTCGCCGAGTGGAGTTCGGGCGAGGACCTCGAGGACTACGAGATCGAGACTGCCGAGTACGGGATGGACATGGAACGCGAGGACCTCGCCGTCGACGACATCGCGGTCGATTCCGCGACGATCACCGCGGAGGTACTGTCCGGCGACCGCGAGGACCACTTCGCCGACGCCATCGCGCTCAACGGCGCGTTCCGGATGTACGCCCGCCAGGACGTCGAGAGCCTGGACGCGGGCCTCGAGCGGGCTCGTGAGGTCATCGACGACGGCAGCGCAGAGGCCGTCCTCGAGGACCTGCAGGCGTTCTGACCGAGCGCCAGTCCGCTCGCCGATCGATCGGTCCGACGGGAACGGGTTGCCGGGCCGATCCCTCGGCCGCGTTCGGAAACGACGGATCGTCTCTCAGTTGTGCAATCGGATCGGAACGATTATTCGGGTAACTCTAGCACCCATCGTCCGAAAGACGAGTTTCAGTATGTTTTCAGCGACTACAAGCGCTCGAGCGGTCGCTCCCGGCGCGGACTCGATCCCGGAACCGACGGCGACGACAGCAGGATGGTACGTGCCGGCCAGTGACTGGGGTCGTCCGTCGGCCGGGGTGTGAAACGGGACACCTTTTTGATCGGTGGCCGTGACCGTCACCCATGGACGAATCACTCGAGACAGTCCTAGTGGAGTTCGACGAAGACAGCGGCGTCGGCACGCTGACGATGAACCGGCCGGACGCGTTGAACGCGCTGAGCGCCCAGCTCAGGGACGATATCGTCGCGGGCCTCGAACTGCTCGAGGAGCAAAACGAGGGTGCCGACGGCGTCGCCTTACGTGCCGTGGTCCTCGAGGGGGCCGGCGAGAAGGCCTTCTGTGCCGGCGCGGACATCGGCGGCTTCTCCGACGCGTCGGCCGGCGGCACCTCGGCCCGGAGCCACTACGATTTCATTCGGGACTTCCCCGCGCCGGTCATCGCGAAGATCGATGGCTACTGTCTGGGCGGCGGCTTAGAGACCGCGCTGGCCTGTGACTTCCGACTGGCCAGCGAGAGCAGTACGTTCGGCTTCCCCGAAGTGAACCTCGGCATCCTGCCCGGTGCCGGCGGCGTCCAGTACGTCACGAAGATTGCCGGCCCCGCCCTCGCGAAGGAACTCGCGATGACTGGCGAGCATATTTCCGCGGAACGGGCGGGCGAGGAAGGCATCGTCAACCACGTCTACGCCGACGACGAGTTCGAGGACGAAGTCGACGCGTTCGTCGACGATCTTGCTGGGCAGGCACCGCTCGCGATCCAGGCGATCAAGAAGTCCGCCGACATGGCGGTTCACAGCGGGCTCGAGGAAGGGCTGGCCTACGACAACCAGCTCTTTCAGGAACTGCTCAAGACCGAGGACCACGCGGAGGGCGCGGCGGCGTTTGCCGAGGACCGCGAGCCCGAGTTCGACGGGAAGTAACGCCTTCGCACCGGTATCATTGGTTTTACGCTACCCGACGAACCGGCCTGCGGTGGCGCGCGCTGTGTCGCGGTGAGTGACGAACGAACCGCGACGCAACGCTGTGCGAGGGATGAGCGAAGGAACGGAGTGACTGAGCGAATCGGTTGGGGAGGACGTGGAATCCCTAGTTGCCACGATAGCAGAATGCGCTATCTTGGTCGATGACACTCGTCGTGTGGTGTTTAGAACCACAGGGTAAGCGCTCCTGCTATCGTGGCAACACGGAGGGACCACACCCTCCCCAGCCGATTCGCTCGCTATGCTCGCTCATCCACCGGAAGACGCGTAGTGATTAGCAAATCTTATTGAGAAATCCACTGAGGTGATTGTCAATCCACGATGCAGCGAAACTCAGTTTCTCGGTCAGTTGGTCGAACAGTTCGTCAAGGAGTCTCCGGTATTCGTCTTCGCCGTTAACAATCAACGGCGAAGACTCCCACTTGAGACTTTTCCAGACAGGTTCGATTGGGTTGAGGTCCGGGGAACCAACCGGCAGGAACACCAGATCAATCCCGAGTTCATGAGCACGCTTGCGCGTGTGCTTGCAGACGTGTGACGAAAAGTTATCCAACACGAGCAGAATCCGCTTGCCGGGATTCTGCTCGCGGATCTCCTCGAAACACCCACAGATTTGTTCTTTCTCCTGGTTCGGTGGGAACGACAGCACGCTCTCTCCGTTGAGCGCATAGAACCCGGCCGCTGGTGTATCGATTTTCACCAGCGGCCGAGTGATATGTGGGTCATCGACCGTGTACAGTCGCTGAGAGTTGTCCCATGGTTGTGGATGCGAGACATCGAAAAATCCCACCACAGTCCCGCCATCAGTACAGATGTCCTCATCGGTGCGCCACTCCTCTTCGTCGTCATCGTCGTCACTGTCGCGCTTATTGTGTGGCTGGTCGTGAGCATCCTCGTCGAACGCGTACTCGACGCGTTCGTCGAGGATCTCTTCGGCGTTGTCGGGTCGATCAGGCCGTTTTGTCCGAGGAATGGCGTAGGAAAGGCCGAGATTGTATAGGAACGTTGGGAGGTAGTGTGGATGATATTCAACATCGAACTCCTTGTCGAGAAGATGCTGGATCTCCTGTTTTTTCCACGGTTGTCCCTCGCGAAGTCGATCGATGAGTTCGTCTTGTTGGTCTTCGTCGAGCTTCGGGGGCCGACCGCCCCCGAAGTTCGGAGTGAGTTTGCCGAGGCCTCCTTCGTTCCAGCGGTTGACCCAGTTGGTGGCGGTGCCCTCAGATTTCCCAACGTCATCGGCAGCCTCCTTCAGCGTGGCACCCTTGTACAGCCGTTTGATGAACACGAGGCGTTCGAATTCCTTCTGATCGTCTGCCTCGCCGAGAAGACGATCCAGATCCTCTTCACTCAGGTGTCGCACAATTTTCTTCTCTCGACCAGTCACTACACTAAAGAGATACTTCTGCTCAATAACTTTCCCGAATCACTATACGACGCGCTCGACGAAGATGATCAACCCCACAACAAACGTGAAGGAGATGATGAAGAAGGGTGGATCGTCGACGACGATATCTGTACAGATGGAGGCACTGTTCTCGGGTTTTTCGATGCATCACAACCACAACCGTATGACAATTCACGACGTGTCTGGTACGTCGATGATCCACACATTGAGCGGCCGTTAGTGAAGACAGAAGACTCGGCGGTTGGGTTCTACGCAGTGAACGGCACCAGTGTGGTCCAGTGGAAAGAAACCGAGGAGAAAGAGCGGATTTGCGAGGTGTTAGAGGCGGTACGCGAGCAGAATCCCGGCAAGCGGATTCTGCTCGTCTTGGACAAGCACGGCTCCCACATCTGTGAATACACGCGCAAGCGTGCGCACCAACTTGGCATCGATCTCGTGTTCCTTCCCTCAGGATCACCGCATCTCAACCCAATCGAACAGGTTTGGAAATACCTCAAGTGGACGATGGCACCGATCATCGTTGAGAACGAAGACGAGTTCCACGAACTCGTCAAGGACGTATTTGATCAAGTGACACAACGAGTCAGTTTCGCAAAGAGCTGGTGTGAGAAGTTTCTTGATTTTCAAAAGTTTCCTTGATCATTACGACCCCGGCGATCCGTCAAGCCCGGAAAGCACGATTAGTGGCTGTTCGTCCTGCTCTTCCCTGAGAGCTACGATTTTACCTTGGCCGCTCCGCTAAACAGATACAACGACGGCTTCGAGTTCAGCAGCAGGAACGGTATGAAGCTGAGCGAGTGTGTAGTCGTCGGAGTACGTTCCGAGAGTGCTGTCAGTGACAGCCTTGATGGATTTCTGATCGACAGCGGCTTGGAGGAGTGTCTGCCGGATGATCCCGGAGTCGAAGCCACAGCCTTCGACTCCAGGGATCGGGACCTCAGAGAGGAGATCAAGCGCTAAGGTTTCAAGGTCAGAGGCCGTAAGAACGGTGTCTGGATGGTATAGGAATTGCACAACACCCATCTAGACGCTTTCTGAGAATCTAACCTCATCAGTCGTAACTAACTGCTGACTCGATGGGAACTACCGAGTGTGGATGATATTCGACATCGAACTCCTCGTCGAGAAGATGCTGAATCTCCTGTTTTTTCCACGGTTGTCCCTCACGTAGTCGATCGATGAGTTCGTCTTGTCGGTCTTCGTCGAGCTTCGGGGGCCGACCGCCCCCGAAGTTCGGAGTGAGTTTGCCGAGACCCCCTTCGTTCCAGCGGTTGACCCAGTTGGTGGCGGTGCCCTCAGATTTCCCAACGTCATCGGCAGCCTCCTTCAGCGTGGCACCCTTATACAGCCGTTTGATGAACACGAGGCGTTCGAATTCCTTCTGACCGTCTGCCTCGCCGAGCAGACGATCCAGATCCTCTTCACACAGGTGTCGCACAATTTTCTTCTCTCGGCCAGTCACTACACTAAAGAGATACTTCTGCTCAATAACTTTCCCGAATCACTAAGCGTCTTCCGAGCCGTTCGCTCACTCCGTTCGCGAAGACCTCGCGAAGACCTCGCGCAGTATCGAACCGCAGTTCGCTTATCGCTCACTGCGGTTCAGCGCACGCCACCGCATACCGATTCAGCAGTCAAAAACTGAAGCGAATCTGCACCAGTTTGCGAAACCGACCTCAGTCCCACTCCTCACCGATGCCGGTCAGCGAGAACGGGCCGACGGGGAGGTTGTAGCCGTCCTCGAGCGCCTTGTCGACCTGTTCCTCCGTAGCAATCCCCTCGTCGACGATCTTCTTTGCCTCCTCGCGCATCGCCGCGTGACAGCGGTTGGCGAGGAAGCCGTAGGAGCCGGGATCGTCGTCGATGGTAACCCGTGTCTTCCCGAGTTCGTCGACCAGTTCCTCGGCGCGCTCGACGACGGCTTCGTCAGTCTCCGGTGCCTGGACGATTTCGACCATGTCCATGACCGCGACGGGGTTGAAAAAGTGCGTCACCGCGACCCGAGAGGGGTCGGAGACGGCGTTGGCGATCGACGTGACGGCGAACCCGCTCGTGTTCGAGTACAGCGGCTGATCGTCCGTGACCTCGTCCAGATCGCGGAAGACCTGCCCCTTGATCGCCAGGTCTTCGGTAACCGCCTCGATCGTGAAGTCGGTCCCGTCGGTTGCCGCGTCGAGATCCGTCGTGAACGTCATCCGCTCGAGGACCGCGTCTTTCTCGTCCTCGGAGAGATAACCGCCCTCGACGGCGTCCTCGAGCCCGTAATTGCCCGAGATCACGCGCTCTCGAGCCTCGTCGGCCAACTCCTCGTTGATCTCGCGGACGGCCACGTCGTAGCCGTTCCGTGCGAGTACCTGTGCGATACCGGCGCCCATGATGCCGCCACCGACGACGGCAGCACTCT contains the following coding sequences:
- a CDS encoding anthranilate phosphoribosyltransferase, with the protein product MAQASQEFGDWPLKRLMTEVVGSGPKSADDMDREQAREAFQRILAGEPDQTTLGAFWLANRWKRNNPEELAAYTDVMREESVVTAEPEADPVDCGANYDGKDTSAILGVGAGVVAAAAGTPVVVHSGDRVPSQKATPYKHVLEELGVRTELEPGESADMVDETGFGFYYQPAFNPVIDDLFDRRDEMGVRTFVNTIETVANPANADVHLGSFYHLAFARKMIDLIRESERLDYSRAIFFQGMEGYDDIRPGYTKVAEWSSGEDLEDYEIETAEYGMDMEREDLAVDDIAVDSATITAEVLSGDREDHFADAIALNGAFRMYARQDVESLDAGLERAREVIDDGSAEAVLEDLQAF
- a CDS encoding 3-hydroxyacyl-CoA dehydrogenase family protein; translation: MAQKSAAVVGGGIMGAGIAQVLARNGYDVAVREINEELADEARERVISGNYGLEDAVEGGYLSEDEKDAVLERMTFTTDLDAATDGTDFTIEAVTEDLAIKGQVFRDLDEVTDDQPLYSNTSGFAVTSIANAVSDPSRVAVTHFFNPVAVMDMVEIVQAPETDEAVVERAEELVDELGKTRVTIDDDPGSYGFLANRCHAAMREEAKKIVDEGIATEEQVDKALEDGYNLPVGPFSLTGIGEEWD
- the ahbB gene encoding siroheme decarboxylase subunit beta; this translates as MSALSGNWRDAIDDVDAALIDGYQSGFPIEERPFDRVGADLGIDESAAVDRVRALREAGIARRFGAVLNPPVIGSSTLAAIQAPEDRFDEIAAIVNEYRQVNHNYARDHEWNMWFVVTAGSREARDEILAEIEARTGCDVLNLPMLTDYYIDLEFPVVNADRFARESLEAGTDSSATRISEAATGDLSALEADLLLEIQDGFPLSATPYRDIAAALDAPVDDVLAAVERLLSTGCIKRIGCVINHVATGFDANCMVVWDVPDEDLDAWGERAGGLPYVTLCYHRPRRPEQDWPYNLFTMIHGRDPDAVDEKIDELAADYLPVDHERLYSTETLKQTGARYDDLLGT
- a CDS encoding enoyl-CoA hydratase/isomerase family protein, which gives rise to MDESLETVLVEFDEDSGVGTLTMNRPDALNALSAQLRDDIVAGLELLEEQNEGADGVALRAVVLEGAGEKAFCAGADIGGFSDASAGGTSARSHYDFIRDFPAPVIAKIDGYCLGGGLETALACDFRLASESSTFGFPEVNLGILPGAGGVQYVTKIAGPALAKELAMTGEHISAERAGEEGIVNHVYADDEFEDEVDAFVDDLAGQAPLAIQAIKKSADMAVHSGLEEGLAYDNQLFQELLKTEDHAEGAAAFAEDREPEFDGK
- a CDS encoding IS630-like element ISNpe13 family transposase is translated as MTGREKKIVRHLSEEDLDRLLGEADDQKEFERLVFIKRLYKGATLKEAADDVGKSEGTATNWVNRWNEGGLGKLTPNFGGGRPPKLDEDQQDELIDRLREGQPWKKQEIQHLLDKEFDVEYHPHYLPTFLYNLGLSYAIPRTKRPDRPDNAEEILDERVEYAFDEDAHDQPHNKRDSDDDDDEEEWRTDEDICTDGGTVVGFFDVSHPQPWDNSQRLYTVDDPHITRPLVKIDTPAAGFYALNGESVLSFPPNQEKEQICGCFEEIREQNPGKRILLVLDNFSSHVCKHTRKRAHELGIDLVFLPVGSPDLNPIEPVWKSLKWESSPLIVNGEDEYRRLLDELFDQLTEKLSFAASWIDNHLSGFLNKIC
- a CDS encoding FAD-binding and (Fe-S)-binding domain-containing protein; this translates as MSLEPSADPAADRRANYDYRSDDIDRPALVADLEAVVDCEVRGDSYSRQLYATDASAYELTPIAVSFPESTADVAGILEYCGAREIPVLPRGGGTSLAGQTVNRAVVLDFTRHMDEIRGIDPEGRTATVRPGTILGTLNEALEPHDLKFAPDPAWGDKSAIGGAIGNNSTGAHSLQYGKTDAYIEAVEAVLADGTVTRFGEITREEVGERADPNGDLEARIYAEVERILAEDADRIADTYPDLKRNVSGYNLDRLVAEARGEALPGGEETGEPGTVNLARLLAGSEGTLAVITEATVSLEPVPETKAVSLLCYRDLHEAMEDVEPILAHDPAAVEVLDDVLLDLARDTAEFGPVTEALPEGTNAVLLVEFYAADADHGKAQVAGLLADRVPSATPAGEPADDAPESDGEPLALAALEAYDAPERAKLWKLRKSGLPILLSRTTDAKHISFIEDTAIPPANLPEFVERFEAILEAHDTYASFYAHAGPGVLHVRPLVNSKTEVGLEQLHGIADDVTDLVVELGGSVSGEHGDGRARTQWNRKRYGDDLWETFQDLKTAFDPDWILNPGQVVFREAEPTDLRENLRFDPDYEFDAGFEPTLEWDNDNGMQGMVELCHGCGGCRGEQSTTGGVMCPTYRASHEEITATRGRANALRGAMSGDLDPDEAVSDEFVEEVMDLCIGCKGCAIDCPSEVDMAKLKAEVTHEYHERNGASIRDRLFANVGTLSKWGSRLAPLSNVLPKLPGARTALEAVVGIDSDRPLPTFRAKTFRDWFHERGGCRVSEAEATRKAVLYPDTYTNYSHPAAGKAAVRVLEAAGVHVAVPNDLGDTGRPAFSKGFLEKARETARENVTALAPRVADGWDVVVIEPSDAVMFQSDYLDLLGSDAAERLAGGTYGVCEYLDTFRLDEGIAFDERAATDELVYHGHCHQQSVAKDHHAVGVLRRAGYAVDPLDSGCCGMAGSFGYESEHASMSDAIAEILYEQVEDSPGGRVVAPGASCRTQLENRPDATEEPPTPIEVVADALE
- a CDS encoding membrane protein; translation: MMATTHALLGLALALPLLAVAPDLAPAAFLAGLVGGVAPDLDLYTGHRKTLHYPVYGSIATVPAVVLAALVPTPVTVAIAVGLAAAALHAVADAAGSGLELRPWQGTSERAVYSHYHGRWVRPRRWVRYDGAPEDLFVAGIVAVPLVMLGDGPVTALAAGLVAVSAVYVLLRKPLATVAERLVPLLPAAVRPYVPARYL